From a region of the Paenibacillus segetis genome:
- a CDS encoding aminotransferase-like domain-containing protein translates to MKQSKVGENIVEVWLREFIQRLPLGFGKDVDTPFVNEGYISFAQRQGDGGTGTGSWRELAEEARKSTLSVKQEASTSRKKREREAEQGYLPLRQWLVKAYAEAEGAEEENAPDHFILVDDAGEALHLLLRSLVKPGEVVLVETPASPEALAEISSYGAIAVQVACDHDGMLPVDVQKQMNGHKPVFVYVTPHYSNPSGTVWSLERKLALLEICEANGVFIVEDDTAGAVPFQSLQEVNEERGKNQVSISFYRICQMQEKHEGKLRVGVLSIGAFEGTLFPNLPLAWIRGEPKEIHSLLDVRLAGPVSLRKIEREQTLHTLLEMPSFNWRDHAVHVEVEYAARRKLMLELLSEPAWKGTEVIDPGGGLFLWLRLPAGLSSEALLRASLLQGVAFVPGVRCYASEPDTARLRLTFAAQPEAQLRQGMAVIAGAITEFTARAAE, encoded by the coding sequence ATGAAGCAATCGAAGGTGGGTGAGAACATAGTGGAAGTATGGTTACGAGAATTTATACAGAGGTTACCATTGGGGTTTGGGAAGGATGTTGATACACCTTTCGTAAATGAAGGCTATATTTCCTTTGCGCAGAGGCAAGGCGATGGAGGAACGGGAACGGGTTCTTGGCGTGAGCTAGCAGAAGAGGCAAGAAAATCAACGTTGTCGGTGAAACAAGAGGCTTCAACGAGTCGGAAGAAGAGGGAACGAGAAGCTGAACAGGGATATTTACCTTTACGACAATGGTTAGTGAAAGCTTATGCTGAAGCTGAGGGAGCGGAAGAGGAGAATGCTCCAGATCATTTCATATTAGTAGATGATGCTGGAGAAGCGTTACATTTGTTGCTTCGTTCTTTGGTGAAGCCAGGTGAAGTGGTCCTGGTAGAGACGCCTGCTTCGCCTGAAGCTTTGGCAGAGATAAGCAGTTATGGTGCAATAGCAGTTCAAGTAGCTTGTGATCACGACGGTATGTTGCCCGTAGATGTGCAGAAACAGATGAATGGACATAAGCCGGTATTCGTGTATGTAACACCACATTATTCGAATCCATCGGGTACAGTATGGAGCCTGGAACGTAAGCTAGCTCTCCTTGAGATATGTGAGGCGAATGGAGTCTTCATCGTTGAAGATGACACGGCGGGAGCAGTACCCTTTCAATCATTACAAGAAGTCAATGAAGAGAGGGGTAAGAATCAAGTTTCCATCTCATTCTATCGCATATGTCAGATGCAGGAGAAGCATGAAGGGAAACTGAGGGTAGGAGTACTGAGTATAGGCGCTTTTGAGGGTACGCTGTTTCCAAATTTACCGCTGGCTTGGATTCGTGGTGAACCGAAAGAGATTCATTCTTTGTTGGATGTGAGGTTAGCAGGGCCGGTTTCCCTTAGGAAAATCGAGCGGGAACAAACGCTTCACACGCTGCTGGAAATGCCGTCCTTCAATTGGCGCGATCATGCCGTGCATGTAGAGGTTGAATATGCTGCAAGGCGTAAGCTGATGCTGGAGCTGCTGAGTGAGCCAGCCTGGAAGGGAACTGAGGTTATTGACCCCGGAGGTGGTCTATTCCTCTGGCTGCGCCTTCCAGCAGGTCTGAGCTCCGAAGCATTGCTACGTGCGTCTCTGCTTCAAGGCGTAGCCTTCGTGCCTGGTGTGCGCTGCTATGCAAGTGAGCCGGACACCGCTAGGCTCCGGCTCACATTTGCAGCGCAGCCCGAAGCGCAGCTGCGTCAAGGCATGGCCGTGATTGCGGGTGCAATCACGGAGTTCACAGCGCGCGCCGCCGAATGA
- a CDS encoding DUF2161 domain-containing phosphodiesterase gives MAVQHETELYAPLKVFFEERGYVVRGEVKHCDLVGIHPDRQHPLIVEIKKTFNLPLLLQGLERQKLSQEVYLAVERNRSKKGAHNQRWGDLTGLCRRLGLGLITITLFKTKSPFVEILCSPGEVTNGSSRKITKKRSERLLYEFNERSGDYNVGGSHGTKLMTSYREKALRVALALKVGVEMSPRQIRDQSGVGNAAAILQHNYYGWFHRVARGRYTLTPEGVEGLAQYAAVVAGWQRTAAAAEGQEPPEN, from the coding sequence ATGGCTGTACAGCATGAAACCGAATTATACGCCCCCCTTAAAGTGTTTTTTGAGGAACGGGGATATGTTGTCCGGGGTGAGGTCAAACACTGTGACCTAGTTGGTATTCATCCTGATCGCCAGCACCCACTCATTGTGGAGATTAAGAAGACATTTAACCTTCCCTTGCTGCTGCAAGGCTTGGAGAGACAGAAACTCAGTCAAGAAGTCTATCTGGCCGTTGAACGTAACCGTTCGAAGAAAGGGGCGCATAACCAGCGTTGGGGTGATCTTACCGGGTTGTGCCGACGTCTAGGCCTAGGGCTAATTACGATCACGCTGTTCAAGACAAAAAGTCCATTTGTCGAAATTTTATGCTCTCCTGGGGAAGTTACGAATGGTTCGTCGCGGAAAATTACCAAAAAACGTTCAGAGCGTTTGCTGTACGAATTTAATGAACGTAGCGGTGATTACAATGTTGGGGGTAGCCATGGCACCAAGCTGATGACATCCTATCGCGAAAAAGCACTACGCGTTGCGCTTGCACTCAAAGTTGGTGTAGAAATGAGTCCGCGACAGATTCGTGATCAGAGCGGGGTCGGTAATGCTGCTGCCATTCTGCAGCACAATTATTATGGTTGGTTCCACCGCGTGGCGCGCGGACGCTACACCTTGACGCCGGAAGGCGTCGAGGGGCTAGCGCAGTACGCCGCCGTGGTGGCAGGCTGGCAGCGGACCGCCGCCGCTGCCGAAGGGCAAGAGCCGCCGGAGAACTGA
- a CDS encoding PrkA family serine protein kinase gives MDIFERIAAYRAESDSLAWSGTFKDYLNLLAEDPSPAMTAHARVYEMIESYGVEEVNGRKRYKFFEQEIFGLDRAVEKLVEEYFHSAARRLDVRKRILLLMGPVSGGKSTLVTLLKRGLEKFSRTEKGAVYAIAGCPMHEDPLHLVPHELRSDVEKALSVRIEGNLCPVCQMRLKTEYEGNIENVMVDRVLLSEDSRVGIGTFSPSDPKSQDIADLTGSIDFSTITEYGSESDPRAYRFDGELNKANRGLMEFQEMLKCDEKFLWNLLSLTQEGNFKAGRFALISADELIIAHTNESEYKSFIANKKNEALQSRMIVMPIPYNLKVSEEEKIYAKLIGQSDMNHIHVAPHALRAAAIFSILTRLKETKKQGMDLVKKMRLYDGEEVEGYKDADLKELQNEYLDEGMSGVDPRYVINRISSALIKQDLQCMGGLDILRAIKDGLDQHASITKEERERYLNFISIARKEYDDLAKKEVQKAFVYSFEESARTLFENYLDNIEAFCNWTKIRDPLTDEELDPDERLMRSIEEQIGISENAKKAFREEILIRISAYSRKGRKFQYDHHDRLREAIEKKLFADLKDIVKITTSTKTPDENQLKRINEVSKRLMDEHGYCPVCANELLRYVGSLLNR, from the coding sequence ATGGATATTTTTGAACGTATAGCAGCCTATCGGGCGGAAAGTGATTCTCTGGCGTGGAGCGGCACTTTCAAGGATTATTTAAATTTGTTAGCCGAAGACCCTTCGCCAGCCATGACCGCTCATGCACGGGTGTACGAAATGATCGAGTCATACGGTGTAGAGGAAGTGAACGGTCGGAAAAGGTATAAATTTTTTGAACAGGAAATATTCGGTCTGGACCGGGCTGTTGAGAAATTGGTTGAAGAGTATTTCCATTCTGCTGCCCGGCGTTTGGATGTACGCAAACGGATCCTATTGTTAATGGGTCCGGTCAGTGGTGGTAAGTCAACATTAGTAACATTGCTTAAGCGAGGATTAGAGAAGTTCTCTCGAACGGAAAAAGGGGCTGTGTATGCGATTGCCGGTTGCCCGATGCATGAGGACCCACTCCATCTTGTTCCGCATGAGCTTAGGTCTGATGTAGAAAAAGCACTAAGTGTGCGAATCGAAGGCAATTTATGTCCCGTTTGTCAAATGCGGTTGAAAACCGAATATGAAGGTAACATCGAAAATGTGATGGTAGATAGGGTACTGCTGTCTGAAGATAGTCGAGTAGGGATCGGAACCTTCAGTCCCTCAGATCCGAAGTCGCAGGACATTGCCGATCTGACAGGAAGTATCGATTTCTCAACCATTACTGAATATGGTTCGGAATCAGACCCACGTGCTTACCGTTTCGACGGGGAACTAAACAAAGCAAATCGGGGATTAATGGAATTTCAGGAGATGTTAAAGTGTGACGAGAAGTTTCTGTGGAACCTGCTCTCTCTAACGCAGGAAGGTAATTTTAAAGCGGGTAGATTTGCTTTAATTAGCGCGGATGAATTGATCATTGCGCACACGAATGAATCAGAATACAAATCTTTTATTGCGAATAAGAAAAATGAGGCGCTACAGTCGCGGATGATCGTTATGCCTATTCCTTATAATCTCAAAGTATCTGAAGAAGAGAAGATTTACGCCAAGCTGATTGGTCAAAGCGATATGAATCATATCCACGTGGCCCCGCATGCACTGCGTGCGGCAGCGATCTTCTCTATTTTGACTAGGCTTAAGGAAACGAAGAAGCAAGGAATGGATCTAGTCAAGAAGATGCGGTTATATGATGGTGAGGAAGTTGAAGGTTACAAGGATGCTGATTTGAAGGAATTACAAAATGAATACTTGGATGAGGGAATGTCTGGCGTCGATCCACGTTACGTCATTAACCGAATTTCTAGTGCCTTGATTAAGCAGGACCTGCAGTGTATGGGGGGACTTGATATCCTCCGTGCGATTAAGGATGGTTTGGATCAACATGCATCCATAACAAAGGAAGAGCGCGAACGTTATCTGAACTTTATTAGTATTGCACGTAAGGAATACGATGATCTGGCGAAAAAAGAAGTACAAAAGGCTTTTGTATACTCGTTCGAAGAGTCGGCTAGAACACTATTCGAAAATTATCTCGATAATATCGAAGCATTCTGCAACTGGACTAAGATTCGTGATCCACTGACGGATGAGGAGCTCGATCCAGATGAGCGGCTTATGCGATCGATTGAAGAACAGATTGGAATTTCAGAGAATGCCAAGAAAGCGTTCCGCGAAGAGATTTTGATCCGTATATCTGCTTATTCTCGTAAAGGACGTAAGTTCCAATACGATCATCATGACCGACTGCGCGAAGCCATCGAGAAGAAGTTGTTCGCTGATCTGAAGGATATTGTAAAAATAACGACTTCAACTAAAACACCAGATGAGAATCAGCTAAAACGTATAAATGAAGTTAGCAAACGACTCATGGATGAGCATGGCTATTGTCCGGTTTGTGCTAATGAGTTGCTCAGATATGTGGGAAGCTTGTTAAATCGTTAA
- a CDS encoding aldo/keto reductase, whose protein sequence is MKPIPFQKRGIQASQLVLGCMRLGGDWDDKSPITEQHYKEGQDALETALEIGINMFDHADIYTKGKAERVFGQLLKERPSLREQIILQSKCGIRFPQGTSPHQFDFSEKYILQSVDGILERLGTEYLDILLLHRPDPLVDPEEVASAIHQLKASGKVRHFGVSNMSHSQIKLLQTYSDEPFIANQLEMSLLKSGFVDTAITVNQEAARDNVFPEGTMEYCRLENIQLQSWGPLAQGYLSGRSLDGQPERVVNTAKLVEQMANEKDTTAEAIVLAWLMTHPAGIQPVIGTINPARIRSCKDATTLRLTRDEWYTLYTSALGRNLP, encoded by the coding sequence ATGAAACCGATTCCATTCCAAAAACGTGGCATTCAAGCTAGTCAACTCGTTCTCGGATGCATGAGATTAGGCGGAGACTGGGATGATAAAAGTCCTATTACAGAACAACATTACAAGGAAGGTCAAGATGCCCTTGAAACAGCACTAGAAATTGGCATCAATATGTTTGATCATGCTGACATATACACCAAAGGTAAAGCGGAACGCGTTTTCGGTCAACTATTGAAAGAGCGACCAAGTTTGCGTGAGCAAATCATTCTGCAATCCAAATGTGGAATTCGCTTTCCACAAGGTACAAGCCCTCACCAATTCGACTTCTCAGAGAAATATATCCTGCAAAGCGTTGACGGCATCCTTGAACGCCTAGGAACAGAATATCTCGATATTCTGCTCTTACATCGTCCCGACCCTCTTGTTGACCCTGAGGAAGTGGCCAGCGCCATCCATCAGCTTAAAGCTTCAGGTAAAGTGCGCCACTTCGGTGTGTCCAATATGAGCCATAGCCAAATTAAGCTGCTACAAACATACAGTGATGAACCATTCATTGCTAACCAATTGGAGATGAGTCTGCTCAAATCTGGTTTCGTAGATACCGCCATTACGGTAAATCAAGAAGCCGCCCGAGACAATGTATTTCCGGAAGGAACCATGGAGTATTGCCGCTTGGAGAATATTCAGCTTCAATCGTGGGGTCCACTTGCTCAAGGATATTTATCCGGCCGCTCACTTGATGGCCAGCCTGAACGTGTTGTCAATACAGCGAAGCTCGTTGAGCAAATGGCCAACGAGAAAGATACAACAGCTGAAGCCATTGTGCTGGCTTGGTTGATGACCCACCCTGCTGGTATTCAACCCGTCATTGGGACGATTAACCCTGCTCGAATTCGTTCATGTAAGGACGCCACTACTTTACGTCTTACACGTGATGAGTGGTATACGCTCTACACAAGTGCACTAGGCAGAAACCTACCTTAA
- a CDS encoding SpoVR family protein: protein MEQLEYAIAEIMEIADGFGLDYYPMRYEICPADIIYTFGSYGMPTRFSHWSFGKMFNKMKMQYDLGLSKIYELVINSNPCYAFLLDGNSLIQNKLIVAHVLAHCDFFKNNLRFSATNRDMVESMSATAQRISQYELLYGASTVETFIDAVLGIQEHVDPRLIKPERHDKRKKVEEQLAQAKEGGPKKPTNSKYDDLWSLDDLKNPSPIKEPQTKIPTFPPEPEKDIVWFIQEYSEILEDWQRDIMSMLREEMLYFWPQMETKIMNEGWASYWHQRILRELDLTSEETIEFAKLNSAVVQPSQQSLNPYYLGLKIFEDIERRWDHPTEEEQRRLGRKPGLGREKIFEVREMDGDTSFLRSYLTKKLVTDLDLYIFEKQGPEWKITDKSWENIRDQLVASRVNGGSPYIVVQDGDHLRNGELVLKHQYEGIELDLKYLERTLPYVYRLWGKTVHLETIVENKKALFSYDGEKHYRKIM, encoded by the coding sequence ATGGAGCAACTGGAATACGCCATAGCCGAGATCATGGAAATCGCGGATGGCTTTGGTCTTGATTATTATCCGATGCGTTACGAGATATGTCCGGCTGATATCATTTATACGTTTGGATCCTATGGCATGCCTACCCGATTTAGCCATTGGAGCTTCGGAAAAATGTTCAATAAGATGAAGATGCAATATGATCTTGGTCTTAGCAAAATATATGAGCTCGTCATTAACTCCAATCCATGTTATGCATTCTTACTCGATGGGAACTCTCTGATCCAGAACAAACTAATCGTAGCTCATGTATTGGCCCACTGTGATTTCTTCAAGAATAATCTCCGCTTCTCGGCCACCAACCGAGATATGGTAGAGAGCATGTCTGCAACAGCCCAGCGAATCTCTCAATACGAGTTACTCTATGGTGCCAGCACCGTGGAAACTTTCATTGATGCCGTACTGGGTATTCAAGAACATGTTGATCCAAGACTCATCAAGCCAGAACGACATGATAAACGTAAAAAAGTAGAAGAACAGCTTGCCCAAGCCAAAGAAGGAGGCCCTAAAAAGCCTACGAATAGTAAATATGATGATTTATGGTCGCTTGATGATCTAAAGAACCCGTCACCTATCAAGGAACCACAAACTAAGATCCCAACCTTTCCTCCTGAACCCGAAAAGGACATCGTTTGGTTCATTCAGGAATACTCAGAGATTCTTGAAGATTGGCAACGAGATATCATGAGCATGCTTCGGGAAGAGATGCTGTACTTCTGGCCGCAAATGGAGACGAAGATCATGAACGAAGGCTGGGCTTCCTATTGGCATCAACGCATCCTGCGTGAGCTAGATTTGACCAGCGAAGAAACCATTGAATTCGCCAAGCTCAACTCTGCTGTCGTGCAGCCTTCGCAACAGAGTCTTAATCCTTATTATTTGGGACTCAAAATATTCGAAGACATCGAACGCCGCTGGGATCATCCTACAGAGGAAGAACAGCGTAGGTTGGGACGTAAGCCGGGCCTTGGAAGAGAGAAAATCTTCGAGGTACGAGAGATGGATGGAGACACTTCCTTTCTCCGTAGCTATCTGACAAAGAAATTGGTCACCGACCTGGACCTATATATCTTTGAGAAACAAGGTCCAGAATGGAAAATCACCGATAAGTCATGGGAGAATATTCGCGATCAACTTGTCGCCTCTCGTGTCAACGGAGGTTCACCCTACATCGTAGTCCAGGATGGGGATCATCTTCGTAATGGTGAATTAGTACTCAAACATCAATATGAAGGCATTGAGCTTGATTTAAAATACCTAGAACGCACCCTCCCTTACGTATATCGTCTCTGGGGAAAAACCGTCCATTTAGAGACGATTGTTGAAAATAAGAAGGCGCTTTTCAGTTATGATGGCGAGAAACACTATCGTAAGATCATGTAA